A region of the Acidimicrobiales bacterium genome:
GCCGGCGTCACGAACCGCATGGGCCGGGTCGAGGACGGCACCACCGTGACCGACTTCGACCCGGAGGAGCAGAAGCGGGGGCTGTCCCTGTCCCTCGCGCTCGCGCCGTTCGAGTGGAAGGGGCACAAGGTCAACCTGCTCGACACGCCGGGCTACGCCGACTTCATCGGCGACGTGCACGCCGCCCTGCGGGTCGCCGACCTGGCCGTCTTCGTCGTGAGCGCCGTCGAGGGCGTCGAGGTCCAGACCGAGGTCATCTGGAAGGCGGCCACCGCCATCGGCATCCCCCGGATGGTGTTCGTCAACAAGCTCGACCGGGAGCGGGCGTCGTTCCAGCGCACCCTCGACCAGCTCATCGACCGGTTCGGCGCCGGGATCGCCCCCCTCGAGCTCCCGATCGGCGAGGAGACCTCGTTCCGGGGCGTCGCCGACCTGCTCACCGACCGGGCCTACGTGTACGACGGCGGCAAGGTCGACGCCGGGCCGATCCCGGGCGACATGGAGGAGCAGGAGCACCAGGTGAGGGACAGCCTGGTCGAGGGCATCGTCGTCGCCGACGACACGCTCCTCGAGCGCTACCTGGAGGGCGACGTCCCGTCCTCCGAGGAGCTCGAGCGCACGCTCGCCCTCGGCGTCGCCGGCGCCAGCGTCTTCCCGGTCGTGTGCGGCTCGGCCACCACCGGGATCGGCATCGACCGCCTCGCCGACCTCGTGTGCGAGATCGGCCCGTCGCCCACCGACCGCCCGCCCGTCGAGGTCACCGCCGGCGACCAGGCCGTCGAGGTCAAGCCCGACCCGAGCGGCGACCCGCTGGCGTTCGTGTTCAAGACCGTGGCCGACCCCTACGTCGGCCAGATCTCGATGTTCAAGGTGCTCTCGGGCACGATCCGGCCCGACGCCCACCTCACCAACACCCGCAGCGGCGCCGACGAGCGCCTCCACGGGCTGTTCACCCTGCGGGGGAAGGAGCAGGAGGGCGTCCCCGAGGTCGTCGCCGGCGACATCGCCGCCGTCGCCAAGCTCTCCTCCACCGCCACCGGCGACACCCTCGCCCCCAAGGGCACGCCCGTGCGGGTCCCCGGGTTCGAGCGGCCCGACCCCGTCCTGTCGGTCGCCATCGTCGCCCGCACCCAGGCCGACGAGGACAAGCTCGCCAACGCCCTCCACCGCCTCCAGGAGGAGGACCCGGCGCTCGTCGTCGAGCGCAACGAGGAGACCAGGCAGACGCTCCTGCGGGGGACGGGCGAGACCCACCTCACCATCGCCCTGGAGAAGCTGGCCAGGAAGTTCGGCGTGGAGGTCGCCACCCAGGACGTGCGGGTCCCCTACCGGGAGACGATCACGGGCAAGGCCGAGGCCGAGGGCAAGTACAAGAAGCAGTCCGGCGGGCACGGCCAGTTCGGCGTCGCCTGGCTGCGGGTCGAGCCGCTGGAGCGGGGCGGCGGGTTCGAGTTCGTCGACCAGATCGTCGGCGGCGCCATCCCCCGCCAGTTCATCCCGGCCGTGCAGAAGGGCGTCGAGGACACGATGGGCCAGGGCGGCGTGTTCGGCTACCCGGTCGTCGACGTCCGGGTCACCTGCTTCGACGGCAAGTACCACCCGGTCGACTCGTCCGAGATGAGCTTCAAGACGGCCGGGCGCATCGGGTTCAAGGAGGCCATGGCCAAGGCCGGGCCGGTCCTGCTGGAGCCGATCTCGCTCCTCGAGGTCACGGTCCCGGCCGAGTACCAGGGCGACGTGATGGGCGACCTGAACGCCCGCAGGGGCCGGGTGCAGGGCACCGAGCCGGCCGGCGACGGCGAGCAGGTCATCACGGCCATGGTCCCGACCTCGGAGATCATGCGCTACGCCATCGACCTGCGGTCGATGACCGGCGGCCGCGGCCGGTTCACGGCCCGCCACGACCACTACGACCTGATGCCCGCCCACCTCGTCGACAAGGTGAAGCGCGCGGACGAGGAGTAGGCCAGTGGGCGACGAGTGGCTGTCGTCGGTGTGGCCGCCGGACGCGACCGTCGCCCTGCGCTCCTACCCCCGGCGGTTCCGGGCGCTGCTCGCCGCCCTCGACGAGGACGAGCGGCCCGACGACCTCGCCCACCGGCCCGGCCCGGATGGGCGGTCGGCGCTCGACGCCGCCGCCGACGCCGCCGCGACGTTCCGGCTGGTGGCCGACGCCGTCCGCCTGGTGGCGAGCGCCGACCGGCCGGACGTGCCGGCGGGCGCGGCGGCCGAGGCCGACCGCGCGCCGGTCCCGGTCGGCGGCAGCCGGACGACCGAGGGCGTGCTCGGCGAGCTGGCCGCCGCGGCCGAGGCCCTGGCGTCGATGGCCGGCGAGGTGGCTGCGGAGGACTGGCGGCGCACGGGCGTGGTCGCCGGCACGGGCCGGGAGGTGACGGCGCTCGACCTGCTCAGGGAGGCGGTGCGGACGGGCCGGGCCCGGCTGCACGACGCCCAGGCGACCTTGTCCGCCGTCCGGGGCCGGCCGGTGGAGCTGGAGTAGGCGCCGGCCGGCCGGTGGCGTAGCCGGTGGCGCTCCTCAGCGGCGGCGGGCGACCCAGACGTCCTCGGTGGGCCACTGGCGGGCCCAGTCCAGGGTGACGAACGGGAAGCCGGTGGTCGCCGTGGCCGGCGGCCGCAGCTCGGCCAGCGCCTCGATCTCGAACCCGCACTCCCGCAGGAGCCGGACCCACTCGCCGTGGGGCAGGTGGAACTCGACGGACGCGTCGCCGGGCCACTCGACCCGGCACATGTCGAAGTAGGGCCGCTTCAGCGTGCGGTCGGCGGGCACGTCGTCCTCGTCGGGCACGCAGAGCATGAGGAGCGGGGCGTTGCCGAGGAACACCAGCCGGCCGCCGGGCCGGAGGAGGCGGGCCGCCTCGGGGATCCACCGGTACGGGTCGGCCCAGATGGCGGCGCCGTACTCGCTGACGACCAGGTCGAAGGACGCGTCGCGCAGCGGCACCCGCTCCCCCGCCGCCCGCACCAGCGGGAACCGGACCCCGAACTCTTCCTGGAGGGCGGCCGCCGTCGCCAGCTGGGCGGCCGTCGGGTCCACGCCGACGGGGCGGGCACCGCGGCGGGCGAGCCAGGCCGACACGTAGCCCGTGCCGCAGCCCAGCTCCACGACGTCGGTGCCGTCGACCGGCGGCAGCAGCCGTGCGTCGTCCTCCGGGATGCTCCAGATGCCCCAGGTGATCTCGTCGGCCGCCCACGCCCGCCGGCCGTACTCGGCGTACGCCGGCGCCATCGAGGTCCAGTGGGCCTGGTTGCGGGCCACGTGGTCCTCGGGGGCGCTCACCTCCGGAGGCTACGGCCCCGGTGGCGCCGGCGGCGCTAGCGGCGGTCGGTGTTGTTGACCTCGGCGTCCGGGTCGGGGACGTCGGGGTCGATCTCGTTGGCCTTGGCGTGGAGGTCGCGGGCCTCGGCGGCCTGCCGCTCGGCTTCGGCCCGCTGCTGCTCGGCGGCCAGCTGCTCCTGGCGGGCCCTGGCCGCGCGGGCCTGGGCCTCGCCCGCCTGCTGCTCCGCCTCGAGCTGGCTGGCGTACGCCATGCGGCGGTGCTCCTCGGCTTCGGCCCGCTGGCGCTCGACGGCCTGGGCGCTGCGGCGGCGGGCGAGGAACACGACTGCGGCCACCACCACCACGGCGAGGATGACGAGGATGACGATCAGTGCGGTGTCCACGGCGCGAAACGTGCCCACCGGACGGCCGCCCGACACACGGGCCGTCGCTGGCGTACCATCGCCGCCCGTGGCGCGGTCTCGAGCCGAGGCCCGGGCACTCGCCCGGCCGGGCACCGTCGTGGTGGCGGCCGCCCTCCTGTCGGTCCTCCTCGCCGTCCCCGCGCTGGCCACCGGGTACCGCTCGCTGACGGAGTACCCGGTGCGGTCGCAGAGCGTCCCCGAGGGCATCGCCGCCGGCCCCCGTGGCCGGGTGTGGTTCACGGAGTTCGCCGGCAACCGGATCGGGCGCATCTCCCCGGACGGCGTGGTCACGGAGTTCCGGATCCCGACCCCGGCGAGCTACCCGACCGACATCGTCGCCGGCCCCGACGACGCCATGTGGTTCACCGAGATCGGCCAGCGGGACAAGGTCGGCCGCATCGACGCGTCCGGCCGGATCACCGAGTTCTCGACGCCGAGCCCGCACGCCGACCCGGCCGCCATCACGCTCGGCCCCGACGGCAACCTCTGGGTCGTCGAGCAGTTCGTCAACGACATCGCCCGGCTCACGCCGTCCGGCCACTTCACCGAGTTCCACCTGCCGACGCCGCACACGTTCCCGAGCGCCATCACGACCGGCCCCGACGGCAACCTCTGGTACACCGCCAACGACCGGGTCGGCCGGATCACGCCCGACGGCGTCGCCACCGAGTTCCTCGTGCCGACCCCCGGCTCCGGGCCGGACGGGATCACCGCCGGGCCCGACGGCAACGTCTGGTTCACCGAGTACGCCGAGTTCGAGGGCAACCGGATCGGGCGGATCACGCCCGACGGCGACATCACGGAGTTCCCCATCCCGACCCCCCGCAGCGGGCCGGCCGGCATCGTCACCGGCTCGGACGGGAACCTCTGGTTCACCGAGCAGTTCACCGGGAAGATCGGGCGGATCACGCCGTCGGGGGTGATCACCGAGTTCCCGATCCACACCCCCGACAGCCTGCCGTTCGGCATCACGGCCGGGGGCGACGGCCGGGTGTGGTTCACCGAGCTCGGCGGCGACGCCGTCGGGGCCATCACGCCGCCGTCCGGCTGACGCTCCGCGCCGTTCAGGCGAGGTCCGACCAGTCCTCGGGGTTGTCCTCGACGAAGTGCTCGAGCACGCCGCCGTCGACGGCGTCGACGAGCACGAGGCCCCGCTTGGTCGGCGGCTCGTCGGCGGAGTAGAGGAGGATGCGCCAGGTCGGGCGGCTGCGCAGGCCCCGCCAGCCGAGCGTGGCCGAGGCGTGGCCGACCGGGAAGCCGACCTCGCGGACGGCGGCGACGAGCGCGTCCCGCTCGTCGAACACGGTGTCCTGGCCGGCGAGGAAGTGGTAGCCGGCGACGAGGGCGAGGATGACCGCGGCGACGAGCACGCCGCCGTTCACGAGCACCGGGTCGCCGCCCCTCGTGACCGCCCAGGTGGCCGCGCACAGCCCGGCGATGACGAGGTAGACGGTGCCGACGACCCGGCGCCGGTTGTTGTTCGGGAACGTGTACGGCCCGGCGACGGCGGTGACGTCGAGGTCCGCCGGCAGCTCGTCCCGATGCTCGTCGCTCATGCCCACGGTGTGACACCAGCCGCTTTCCTGGCGCAGAAGTTAGTGAGCACGCGAGTTACCAGCAAACACACGGCGTGCAAACTCCCACTGTGTTCGTGACCTACACCAGTTCCGTGGTCCACGAGCTCTCAAGGAACCGCGTGAACAGTCGCCCAGTCTCCGTTACAGAGAACCCCCGCTGGCGCCGTCCCCCCTCGGCTAGGTCGGCCCAATCAACCAACAATCCCATCCCGCACAGGTCCACACATACCGCGACAGCCAGCCGGGACGACACAGGATCGAACATCGCAGCAACGAAGTCCGCCGTGACCGGCACTCTTCCGCGAATCTCGTGCCTGCCCAACCTGTCGCTTTCCGCGATGTCAGCTTGCGCTTTGGCAATACCTACCAACGCCACCAAGTGGGAACCAGCGAGCCGGCTCACGTAAGACGAAAACATTCTCCGGACAGAGGAGTCAGGGCGGACCGTGAGCGCACTTGAAACTAGGAAATTTCTAAGATACTCAAGCTTGATCTCATCGTCAGTCTTAACCGCCTCGTCCATAGCCCACTCGAACACGGTGAGAAACTCATCAGACTCCACCATAAGGTCGTCGACCGTATGCCCGGCGTTCGCGATCTCGTCCACTCGATCACTAACCGATGACAGGAAACTTTCAATCCGCCGGAACCTCCGCTCCAGGGCGCGGTCCGAGAGGAGCGTCGCAATTCCCCCGGTCCAGGGAGCCGTCGAGAGTACGAAGCGCAAAACTGGAGATGTAGCGAGCCTTTCGATATTTCCTCCACTCACTACAGCATCCCGCCTGCTACATTGACATCCCCGAACAGGGCCGGGAAGAATCGCTGCAGGATGAGACTCTTATAGAAACCCATGACGGGGGCACTGAGGTCGGCCAGGTCCACGGGCCTCAATGGCGCGTCCTTATCTCCTGTCGACAACTCAAACTTCATGTCGATATCGCGCTGAGTCACGTTCCAGGGCGCCTCAAAGGTCACCCAGCACTGTCGAGTGGAGCCTGCAACCTCTTTGTTGAACCCGACCTTGATATCACCGCGCAGGATGTCCTCCATCTGTAGGACATCAAACGCCGCTTTGAACTTCGGATCGTCCCCAATACGTGCTAGACGAGCGAAGATTGTTGGGTTCTTCACGTCGTCGGCTTCGTTTCCGATGCGTGTACCAAGATGGATCGTCTGATTGAGAGTGGCGGTCACGCGCGTCGGAGTGAATCCCATCGCGATCAGGGAGTGCTCGGCGGTGACGTACTGCCCATCGGGGCCTGTTGGGAACAAGTTCCACAACACAGACCGAATGAGGTCCAGACTTTCCACCAACTCCCGGATCTGGTGTCGCCCTTTTGTCAATACCAGCCGGTCGCGGTACAGGTTCATCAGAAATCCATACATCGGGTTCTCCAACGCCATTACAGCCCACGGCGCCTCGTCGGTGACCCCACTCCCGACCTCCGCCCGAAGACTTCGCAACTCGCAGTATGGATGAGGTTCCACGACACCTGCGGCGGCGTGTAGTAGCTTTCCCGCGAGCCTCTCGCGATCGGCTGCAGATGCGAAGAGCGGAAGAAAGCTAATAGTGAAATGGAAGGTCTTCAACGGCAGCAAGAAGCGTGGATTGACCCCAGATGAAAAGGAGTTCCAGTCAAACCCCTGCCCGTTCATTCGGTAACCTCCCCCGAAGCAATCGACCGATAGCTGCTCAAGTGAACACGTGAAGCAGCTGAACGGCCCGGCCCGTAGATTCACGATGTCGTACTTGTGAGACACACCAGCGTTCAACGCGTAAACCCCGTGACCCACCATCCGGGCACGTACTATCGTACTGCCGTAGCGAGCGCTCAGGTGATACCGGCGATACGCCGTCGTCAGGACGGCCAGGCGGCGCGGAGGCGGGACCAGGTGTCGGGCAGGGCCTCGGGGAGGACCCTCGTCTCCGCCGCGACGGTCATGAAGTTGGTGTCGCCGTCCCACCTCGGCACGGCGTGGACGTGGACGTGGCCGGGCACGCCGGCGCCGGCCGGGCGGCCGAGGTTGACGCCGAGGTTCAGGCCGTGCGGGCGGTAGGCCGCCTTGATGGCCCGGACGGCGTCGGTGACCGCCGACCACAGCTCGGCCGCCTCGTCGGGGGCCAGGTCCTCCAGGTCGGCGACGTGGCGGCGGGGCATGACCATCAGGTGCCCGCTCGAGTACGGGTAGGCGTTGAGCAGCGCCGCGCACCGCTCGCCCCGCCACAGCACGTACGTCCGCTCGGGGGGCTCCTCGCTCGCGAGGATCCGGCAGAACACGCAGCCGTCGTCGCCCGGGTCCTCGGCCGGCTCGTCGGCGGCCGACGTCACGTAGGCCAGCCGCCAGCCGGCCCACAGCCGCTCGAGCGCCATCAGGTGCCGGACGCCGCCGCGGCCCCGGCCGCAGGGCGGACCGGCAGGACCGGCGTCATGCGAGCGGCTCCGCCACCTCGGCGGTCACCTCGGCCCGCAGGCGGTCCACGAAGTCGTCGACCGGCACGCCCCGCTCGACCTCGCCGCCGCGGGGGTTGACGCCGGCCGTGCCCGACTCGGCGTCCTCGTCGCCGACCACCAGCACGTACGGGATCTTCTCGAGCTTGGCCCAGCGGATGCGCCCGCCGAGCGGCTCGCCGGCGCCGACCGAGTCGGCCCGGAACCCCTCGGCCCGCAGGCGGTCGACCAGCCGGGACGCGTACGGCTCGTGCCCGTCCCGCACCGGCAGCACCCGCACCTGCACGGGCGACAGCCACACCGGCAGCGCGCCGGCGTAGTGCTCGAGGAGGATGCCGAAGAACCGCTCGACGGAGCCGAACAGGGCGCGGTGGATGACGCTCGGCCGGTGCCGCTGGTTGTCGGCGCCGACGAACTCGAGGTCGAAGCGCTGCGGGAGCTGGAAGTCGACCTGGAGGGTCGACAGCTGCCAGCGCCGGCCGATGGCGTCGCGCACGTGCACGTCGATCTTCGGCGCGTAGAACGCGCCCTCGCCCTCGGCGACGACGTAGGGCACGTCGGCCTGCTCCAGCGCGTAGCGCAGGGCGTCGGTGGCCTCGTCCCACTCCTCGGGCTCGCCCACGAACTTCTCCGGCCGCGTCGACAGCTCGGCCTCGAACTCCCGGAGGCCGAACGTGCGCAGCAGCCGCAGCACGAACGCGAGCAGCGACGCCAGCTCGCCCTCCAGCTGCTCGGGCGTGCAGAAGATGTGGCTGTCGTCCTGGGTGATGCCCCGCACCCTCGTGAGGCCGTGGACGACGCCCGAGCGCTCGAACCGGTACACCGTGCCGAACTCGAAGAGGCGCAGCGGCAGGTCGCGGTAGGACCGCTGCTGGCTCTTGTAGATCAGCATGTGCATCGGGCAGTTCATGGGCTTCGGGTAGTACGTCGCCCCCTCCATCTCCATGGGCGGGTACATGCCGTCGGCGTACCAGTCGAGGTGCCCGGAGATCTCGAACAGGGTCGACTTGGCGAGGTGCGGCGTCCACACGAAGGAGTAGCCGGCCCGCTCGTGCTCGGCCTTCGAGTAGTCCTCCATGAGCTTGCGGACGAGGCCGCCCTTGGGGTGGAACAGGGGCAGGCCGCCGCCGACCTCGGGCGGGAAGTGGAACAGGTCGAGCTCGACGCCGAGCCGGCGGTGGTCGCGCTTCTCGGCCTCCTCCAGGCGGTGCAGGTGCTCCTTCAGCGCCGCGTCGGACTCCCAGGCCGTCCCGTAGATGCGCTGGAGCATGGGGTTGCGCTCGTCGCCCCGCCAGTAGGCGCCGGCCACCCGCATGAGCTTGAAGTGGCCGAGGCGGCCCGTGTCCGGCACGTGCGGGCCGCGGCAGAGGTCGACGAACCGCGGCGGGTTGGCGTAGGTGCGGACGATGCCCGGCTCCGTCACCGACATCGGGTCCTCGGCCGCGCCGCGGATGATCTCGAGCTTGAACGGGTGGTCGGCGAAGAGCCGCTCGGCCTCGTCGTCCGGGATCTCGTCGCGGACGAAGGGCTGGCGCTCGGCGATGATCTCCCGCATGCGGGCCTCGATGCGGTCGAGGTCCTCGGGCGTGAACGTCCGGCCGTCGGGGAGCTGGAAGTCGTAGTAGAAGCCGTCCTCGACGGGCGGCCCGATGCCGAACGTGGCCCCCGGGAACAGGTCGAGCACGGCCTGGGCGAGCACGTGGGCCGTCGAGTGGCGGATCGTGTAGCGGCCCCGCTCCGAGCCGTCCGTGACGATGGCGACGGACGCGCCGTCGGGCAGCGGCGTGCCCAGGTCCCGCTCCTCGCCGTCGATCGTGGCGATCACGGCCGCCTTGGCCAGGCGCGGGCCGATCGCGGCCGCCAGGTCGGCGGCGGTGCTCCCGGCCGGCATCTCTCGCGAGGAGCCGTCGGGGAGCGAGATCACGATCTGGTCGGCCATCGGCCCGAGGCTACCGGCGCCGGTCGCGGCGCCCCGACGGGATTCCGGCGGTCAGGACAGGGCGACGCCGAGCAGCGCGGCGGCCGACGAGACGCCCCGGCCGTCCTTGGCCGCCCGGTCGACGGCGGCGACCGCGCCGGGGGTGTCGAGGTCGGCGTCGAGGCAGGACCGCACGTCGTCGAGGGCGCCGTCGCCCTCCCCCGCCGCCCGCCAGGCCGCCAGCCGCTCGGCCGCCTCCGGCATCAGGTCGTCGTCCCACTCCCACGAGTCGCGGTAGTGGTGGGCGACGATGGCCAGCCGGATGGCCATCGGGTCCCACGCCTGGCGCAGGTCGCTGACGAACACGAGGTTCCCGAGCGACTTCGACATCTTCTCGCCGTGCATCCGGACCATGGCCTGGTGCATCCAGTGGCGCAC
Encoded here:
- the fusA gene encoding elongation factor G, whose translation is MKSFPAGKVRNVVLVGHGGAGKTTLAESLLHCAGVTNRMGRVEDGTTVTDFDPEEQKRGLSLSLALAPFEWKGHKVNLLDTPGYADFIGDVHAALRVADLAVFVVSAVEGVEVQTEVIWKAATAIGIPRMVFVNKLDRERASFQRTLDQLIDRFGAGIAPLELPIGEETSFRGVADLLTDRAYVYDGGKVDAGPIPGDMEEQEHQVRDSLVEGIVVADDTLLERYLEGDVPSSEELERTLALGVAGASVFPVVCGSATTGIGIDRLADLVCEIGPSPTDRPPVEVTAGDQAVEVKPDPSGDPLAFVFKTVADPYVGQISMFKVLSGTIRPDAHLTNTRSGADERLHGLFTLRGKEQEGVPEVVAGDIAAVAKLSSTATGDTLAPKGTPVRVPGFERPDPVLSVAIVARTQADEDKLANALHRLQEEDPALVVERNEETRQTLLRGTGETHLTIALEKLARKFGVEVATQDVRVPYRETITGKAEAEGKYKKQSGGHGQFGVAWLRVEPLERGGGFEFVDQIVGGAIPRQFIPAVQKGVEDTMGQGGVFGYPVVDVRVTCFDGKYHPVDSSEMSFKTAGRIGFKEAMAKAGPVLLEPISLLEVTVPAEYQGDVMGDLNARRGRVQGTEPAGDGEQVITAMVPTSEIMRYAIDLRSMTGGRGRFTARHDHYDLMPAHLVDKVKRADEE
- a CDS encoding class I SAM-dependent methyltransferase encodes the protein MSAPEDHVARNQAHWTSMAPAYAEYGRRAWAADEITWGIWSIPEDDARLLPPVDGTDVVELGCGTGYVSAWLARRGARPVGVDPTAAQLATAAALQEEFGVRFPLVRAAGERVPLRDASFDLVVSEYGAAIWADPYRWIPEAARLLRPGGRLVFLGNAPLLMLCVPDEDDVPADRTLKRPYFDMCRVEWPGDASVEFHLPHGEWVRLLRECGFEIEALAELRPPATATTGFPFVTLDWARQWPTEDVWVARRR
- a CDS encoding HIT domain-containing protein, producing the protein MALERLWAGWRLAYVTSAADEPAEDPGDDGCVFCRILASEEPPERTYVLWRGERCAALLNAYPYSSGHLMVMPRRHVADLEDLAPDEAAELWSAVTDAVRAIKAAYRPHGLNLGVNLGRPAGAGVPGHVHVHAVPRWDGDTNFMTVAAETRVLPEALPDTWSRLRAAWPS
- the thrS gene encoding threonine--tRNA ligase, whose translation is MADQIVISLPDGSSREMPAGSTAADLAAAIGPRLAKAAVIATIDGEERDLGTPLPDGASVAIVTDGSERGRYTIRHSTAHVLAQAVLDLFPGATFGIGPPVEDGFYYDFQLPDGRTFTPEDLDRIEARMREIIAERQPFVRDEIPDDEAERLFADHPFKLEIIRGAAEDPMSVTEPGIVRTYANPPRFVDLCRGPHVPDTGRLGHFKLMRVAGAYWRGDERNPMLQRIYGTAWESDAALKEHLHRLEEAEKRDHRRLGVELDLFHFPPEVGGGLPLFHPKGGLVRKLMEDYSKAEHERAGYSFVWTPHLAKSTLFEISGHLDWYADGMYPPMEMEGATYYPKPMNCPMHMLIYKSQQRSYRDLPLRLFEFGTVYRFERSGVVHGLTRVRGITQDDSHIFCTPEQLEGELASLLAFVLRLLRTFGLREFEAELSTRPEKFVGEPEEWDEATDALRYALEQADVPYVVAEGEGAFYAPKIDVHVRDAIGRRWQLSTLQVDFQLPQRFDLEFVGADNQRHRPSVIHRALFGSVERFFGILLEHYAGALPVWLSPVQVRVLPVRDGHEPYASRLVDRLRAEGFRADSVGAGEPLGGRIRWAKLEKIPYVLVVGDEDAESGTAGVNPRGGEVERGVPVDDFVDRLRAEVTAEVAEPLA